CAACACTCCGAGGACGCTCCGCGCGCTCTCGCCGTTCAGCGCGCGGTCGAGCTGGCCCGCCGCGTCCGCGCGGAACGCCGGTTCGCACACCAGTGCGACCGAACCGGTCCCGACCTCGTCGGCGTCGCCGGTCCCGTCCTCGCCCGCGTCGGAGCCGTCACCGCGCTCGCTCGATCGCACACCCTCGTTCGCCCGCCTGACACCCTCGGTCATCGATATCTGGTCTCTCGACGCGATTCATAAATACCCGTCAGACGCCCGGCAGACACACGCTGGCGCCGGCTCGGGACGTACGGAAGCGGCTCCTAACGGCAGCGAACTGGCCCGGAGGTCGAAAACTTATGGCGGAGACTCGCGAACGTGAGGCCATGACCGAGCGAACGCGCGCTGACCGGCGGTGGCGTTTGCCGGGGGGACCGCGCCCGTCGAGCAGACCGCATCCGCCGACACCGGTTCGATGACCGCCGTCGACAACCTCTGGTACCTCGCCACCGAGGCCCGCCAGGAGGCCGAACAGGTGTACCACCGGTTCGCCGACGAGTACGACGACTTCGTCGAGTTCCGGACCGCCCGGACGGTCTCGCGCGACCGCTTCCGGACCGTCGCCGAACGCATCGAAGCGCAGGGCCTCCCCTACGGCGCCCACACGCTCGCCTATCGGCCCTCCGGCGAACTCCTGCTCGTCGAGCAGGCCGCCATCGACACCTGGGTGCTCCCCGGCGGCGAGGTCGAACCCGACGAGTCCGTCCGCGAGGGGGCACGACGCGAACTCGGCGAGGAGGCCGGGATCGAC
The window above is part of the Halosimplex rubrum genome. Proteins encoded here:
- a CDS encoding NUDIX hydrolase, with product MTAVDNLWYLATEARQEAEQVYHRFADEYDDFVEFRTARTVSRDRFRTVAERIEAQGLPYGAHTLAYRPSGELLLVEQAAIDTWVLPGGEVEPDESVREGARRELGEEAGIDVTYDGLGVLGEVRFHSDGHETWGVLPIFEGQAESTDLAVCDPDGEITDARWFDELPENTRDRSVLREWRRDRFGE